The DNA region TTAGGATGAATTTATTCTAATAAAACCTACAATTCTTTATGGTAGAATTCTTCAGTTTCCAAAGTAGAGCATTTGAGTatgtaaatgcatttgcatgtaAAAGAttcataaaaattaaaaataatagtgTAGGAGTATCTATAATGTACAAAGGTAGCTACTTGTGTACTTATTAGTTTGAATATGCACCTTTGAATTTATTAGAAATAATAAGTTACTTTTTttactaaataataaaattgaagGGTCAGAAATGTGCTCCTTCAATTAATATTTCACGTATTATAGAGCTGCTtggtaaaacatttttatataattatatgtaATATACAATTTTGAAACTGTATGAACAATCATTTGAATCCCCAACGGGAAAAAGCCGAAGGGAGTTACCTATCATATTATGCAGTAATGTATTCTATGTCATAACATTGCCGGATACCGTGAGAGTTACTTTAATGCAGAGTACCTCATAAAAGCACTTAGCAATTGGCGTCATGTTATTATATCTGTAACGTTAAAGAATGTGTATCAACCTCCAGAAAAGAAGAGTGTGACGTATACCGGAACATTTTAAGGAACGGAACGGAAACGGTCCAACCGTATTATTGTTCCCCCGGTCTTTACTATAGTTAGAGTCGTCTTTGTGCGCATTTTACCCTctattattttgttgttgtccAGTGATCGCGTAATAGCACGTTAAACAATAGAAATGTATTTCTGTCTGTTCATCTTATACGTGTTAATACAGATTCAGATGTAAATCATTTGGACGCGTTAGCTAGCCTGGGACATTAGCTACGTAAATCTCTAAGCATGTGGACTTTATGTATCTCACAGCAGATAAACTTGAATCCGGTCTGGTGTTTTAGATGCAAGTGACGTTTAACCTTCACCGTGAGTATGGATGCAGAAAGGCGGAGAGAAAGTCGAAGCTGGGACTGGGACAGTCCGCAGTGCCGAGCCCAGCTGGACGAAATCTTTTTCCGCCAGCATGATTACATCCAGGCAGGCAGCTCGGAGCATAAAGAGTTCTGGGCCTTCTTTGAGCGCTTCCAACGGTTTAAAACAAAGCGGGACATGTCTGTGTCGAAAGGAGGCAGCAGCAAAGAGGACAGAGACGGGAAGGACAGGAGGAAAACTGGACATGTTGACCTCGGCCTCCCTAAAGAGTACGACGCTCGCTACCGGatcaatgtgtctgtgtgcactaGGGATGTCGAGGAGCGTGTGGGAAAGACCGAGCACAGAAGCAAGCATAGATCCTCTGGGCCTGGCAGTCAGGAGATCTCCGACTTCCGCCTTACCCTCCTGCATTTCCTAGACTTCAACCAGAGACAGAGTTTTGGAAAACTGGCAAAGCTGCGCCGAGAGCAGAAAAACCTGCCCATCTTCCATTACCGGGACAGAATAGTGGAACTGGTTCGAAGTCACCCTGTGGTTGTGGTGGCGGGGGACACGGGGTGCGGCAAATCCACCCAAGTACCTCAGTATCTTCTTTCAGCTGGCTTCAACAACGTAGCCTGCACTCAGCCTCGACGTATTGCCTGTATATCTCTCGCAAAGAGGGTCAGCTTTGAGAGTCTCAATCAGTATGGCTCAAAGGTTTGTCACAAACCGTTAAATACAAGTTCATTCCTCTTTTGTTGCATGTTCAGCTGTCAAATAGATCAGTTGTACTGTAAAAGCTTTTTCTCACAAAGTGGTGTCCTGACTTTCAGGTGGGATACCAGATTCGCTTTGAGACAACCCGAACCACAGCCACCAAACTGCTGTTCTTGACAGAGGGGCTGCTGCTTCGACAGATCCAGCAGGACAAGACACTGGCTCAGTACGAGGTGGTGATTGTGGACGAGGTCCATGAAAGACATCTCCACTGTGACTTCCTTCTCGGGGTGCTGCGCTCACTGCTCTCTGACCGCCCAGATCTGCGTCTCATCCTTATGTCAGCCACCATCAACATCAAACTTTTCTCTGACTATTTTAATAGTGCGCCGGTGCTGCAAGTACCAGGAAGGTTATTTCCTATACAGGTAAGTAGACAGCATCAGTAATTAGTAACACCTGCCCCTTTTCAGTAGAATCAATATAATCACTTTAAGACCAAACAAAAGCACTGTAAGTATAAAGAGCATAAAACATCCCGTCTTTCCATCTTGTCTCTGTCTGTACTCAGGTGATATACCAGCCGATTCCACCTGAGGAGCAACCCTCACGTTCAGAGAAACTGGATCCCAGACCGTATCTGCGCATCCTGCAAGGAATTGATCAGCGTTATCCCCCAGAGGAGCGTGGTGACCTGCTTCTTTTCCTCAGTGGTGTGGCAGAGATCTCCAGCATCCAGGAGGCTTGTCAGGTTTAcgccacgcacacacgccgctGGATAGTTCTGCCGCTGCACAGCACCCTCTCACTGGCCCAGCAGGATAAGGCACAGTCACCTTTGTTTATTGCAAATTGACATATTGTTTATAAATCTGATGGGTTAGTGTTAATTCATGgtgttttaaatcttttttattattttaatcttCAGGTTTTTGACATTGCTCCTCCTGGAGTGAGGAAGTGCATCATCTCTACCAATATTGCTGAGACTTCAGTTACTATAGATGGGGTGCGATTTGTTGTTGACTCAGGTATTCGAAAAGAAGTTCAACCATCACTGTGTGTTCAAATTGTAAATTTGTTATGAATGTCCATAAATAGACCAAATTTGCCAACTAAATCTGATAAGTACAACTGCTATAAAATAGATTGTTTTGTTATTCATTCTTTCTCAGGGAAAGTAAAGGAAATGAGTTTTGATCCAAAGGCTAAGATGCAGCGTCTACAGGAGTTCTGGATCAGTCGAGCCAGTTCTGAGCAGAGGAAGGGTAGAGCTGGTCGTACAGGTCCAGGGGTGTGTTACCGCCTGTACGCTGAGTCTGATTACGACGCTTTCGCACCTTATCCTGTGCCTGAAATCCACAGAGTGGCCCTCGATTCTCTAATTCTTCAGGTTTCAAGAACAACAATCATCGTTTATATTTACCtatttttaaagtttaatgcTTCATCGATGTCCTTTTCTTTCTGCAGATGAAGAGCATGAGTCTTGGGGATCCGCTTTCTTTTGTGTTCATTgatccacctccagctgctagTATCCAGACTGCAGTTACTTATCTGAAAGAGCAGGGAGCTCTTGACAATCATTGTGAACTGACCTCTATTGGAAGTTTATTGGCTCAACTGCCTGTTGATGTGGTCATAGGTAAGGTCTTCTACAAAAATccttcaaataaataataaagtgtcTGTTTTGTTCAAGTGCTGCACACTTGAAAGCAGCTTCAAGCAGGTGTGTGTATGCCTGGGTTCATTTAGGGAAGATGCTGGTGCTTGGCTCATTGTTTAACCTGGTGGAGCCTGTGTTGACCGTTGCAGCAGCTCTCAGTGTTCAGTCACCTTTCCTGCGCAGTTCACAACAAAACCCAGACTGTGCCACTGCTCGCCAGCCTCTTCACAGCAACCAGGGAGaccccttctccctcctcaACACCTTCAATGCCTGGGTGGAGGTCAGTAAGGACAATATtatagtatataataataaatagtatttatttatttatttatttatttatttatttatttatttatttatttatttatttatttatttatttatttatttatttatttatttatttatttatttatttatttatttaatgtatttattattatatatagtatataataataaataaaaattatatatatatatctattgATCGATCGATAGATAGATTAATACAATGATAGTAGTGCATTAAATAGTTTATCTTTTGAATTCAACAGGTTAAAGGAGAAAGAGGTGGTGGTTCAAGGAAATGGTGCAGGCGGAGAGGCTTAGAGGAGCAGCGACTGTATGAGATGGTCAACCTACGCAGACAGTTTAAGGTAGGTTGCTGACTCTATAGCTCACAAAGACAAGTCGTTAAGGTGACACTCAGtgtggacttcctgtctggGTAATAGGACTTGCTGAGAAGCCATGAATTGCTGGAGTCAGAGGACTGCACTTCCTCCAGTGGTGACCGTGGACAGCGTAGGGAGAGGAtaacagagaggaggaagctgcaccAGATGAAGAGAGATCATGAGCAACAGGAGGGCACCAAACGTAAGGTCTTGAAGCTGGAGGAGGGCCAGGACGGAGAGTTCTCATCAGgatcagacacagaggaagctggCAGACGCAAAAAAAGCAAGGAAAGCTCAGGACAGGACGTAGACATACAGGTGAGTGCAGTGTATCATGGGAAAGGGTTGTTCCAAAGCAGCACACCTGTGTCAGtataaacaaaaaatattaGGTTGTACATGTTGCTGTTATGAGTCTGGCCCCTTTACACAGTAGACACGAATGTGCCTTTGAGTAGTTTGGAGATATTTATGTGCTGATCTGTCTATGGTGCTGTTTGATCTGAAACAGGAGGTGAAGTTCAAGTTGCGTCACAACGTGAccgagctgcaggaggctgtgggCGTCAGTCAGGACCTGTCCTCCCGTCAGCAGGCGTTGCTTAAGCTGCTGCTTTGCAGAGGCCTCTACCCTCAGCTGGCACTGCCTGACGAACACAACTCCACCCGCAAGGACTCTGACCAGGTCAGGCCTCCTGCTGCACCCATGCCCCTTTCAGAACTCTAACTGATTTAATAAGAGGAAAAAATCACTTCAGTGAAGTGTTCAAATGAGGACTGAATTAACTACGTCCGCTTTCTGTGTGACATTATGTAGGTTTTTCACACAAAGAATAAGCATGGAGTTGTGGTCCATCCCACCAGTGTGTTTGCCAGCGATCCAGAGGTGTTACAGGTTCCTGAGGATAACGCCAGTGAAATGGGTAAAAAAACAACGTGGAGTTTTCCAGCACAGTTTATGTATTATGTTGCATTACGTACATTATTTCTCCCATCTCTCATCTGACTTTGTCTCTGCCTCCGGCCTTAAGGCTCTGATAAGAAGGACAGCAGTAAACACCAGCTGCTGGCCTTTGTCACTCTGTTGGAGACCAACAAGCCCTATTTGTCCAACTGTGTACGAGTTCCAGCGTTGCAGGTTAGTACTAGATGTAGGGTTTCCCATCAGAACCTGCTCATCCTATTATACGCCTGATTATTGTGTCTTACATCATCTTATGGTACATATTGTGGTTTATTCCTTACTTCATGCTTGtatctgtctttgtttattaGGCTCTGCTGCTAGTGGCAAACTCTGTGGACAGTAACGCTGACTGCACGCGCCTGGTGATCGACGGCTGGCTGGAAGTGGAGCTCAGGGAAGCGGAGGAGGCGCTTAAGGTGCTGTCCTCAGCTCTGACCCTCAGGGCAGAGTGGGAGCGCATGCTACAGGCCAAGCTGGGACAGAACAAAATGGAGGACTCTGCAGTCTCTGGGGTGACCCGCAAAATGGTGGAGAAGTTAAGTGATGGCCTCGTGCGCTTCCTGCTGTACACTGAGGTAATGAAAGTGGCATAATGTCGGTCATACACACGTTGAAATTGTTTGAAACGGTTATTTGTACTTCTCTGTTGTTACATGTAATGTGATTCTGATGTGCTCTTCCATAAGTCATGGAACTGtacatgcttttcttttttactctTCATGTATATCTTTGTCCAGTGGTATAGTCTCTTTCTGTACCTACCTCTATAATAATTGCCTTCTCTCACAGATAACTTACAGCCTGCGGCGGCTCGCAGCTCTCCAGGTGCAGAACTTATACATTGGCCCTCGATCAGAGTCTGAGCTGTGTCACATGAAAGCTCTGGATCTAAACCCGCTGTTTCCAGGAGCCGAGGCCAAGCCGGACCCCATTAAAGGAGGCCTGCGTGTCACCAGCTTCTTCACATACAACTGTTTGGCTGTGAGTCAGTCTGAATTGGTGGCAGCCTTGTACTCTGGCAATAACATAGGTTAGAGCAAGATGGCAATGAATTGTAATGTGATTCTGGTGTTTCCACTATTTGCAGGACTCGAAGGACCTCTACAGTGAGTGTTTGCGCACTTTCTGGAGCtgtcctaactgtgacctctaCATGCCACTGACTCCTCTGGAGCGCATGCAGCACGAGGCCACCTGCAGGCCAGcaggagaacagcagcagctggaggaaggtCAGGAATTTCTGCCTTGATTTGGAAATATTGCTTGTTAATAACTCCTGGATTGCAGATGCAACAGCTAACACCTAAATGAATAACAAAAGACtaattgt from Betta splendens chromosome 13, fBetSpl5.4, whole genome shotgun sequence includes:
- the dhx34 gene encoding probable ATP-dependent RNA helicase DHX34 isoform X2 → MDAERRRESRSWDWDSPQCRAQLDEIFFRQHDYIQAGSSEHKEFWAFFERFQRFKTKRDMSVSKGGSSKEDRDGKDRRKTGHVDLGLPKEYDARYRINVSVCTRDVEERVGKTEHRSKHRSSGPGSQEISDFRLTLLHFLDFNQRQSFGKLAKLRREQKNLPIFHYRDRIVELVRSHPVVVVAGDTGCGKSTQVPQYLLSAGFNNVACTQPRRIACISLAKRVSFESLNQYGSKIQQDKTLAQYEVVIVDEVHERHLHCDFLLGVLRSLLSDRPDLRLILMSATINIKLFSDYFNSAPVLQVPGRLFPIQVIYQPIPPEEQPSRSEKLDPRPYLRILQGIDQRYPPEERGDLLLFLSGVAEISSIQEACQVYATHTRRWIVLPLHSTLSLAQQDKVFDIAPPGVRKCIISTNIAETSVTIDGVRFVVDSGKVKEMSFDPKAKMQRLQEFWISRASSEQRKGRAGRTGPGVCYRLYAESDYDAFAPYPVPEIHRVALDSLILQMKSMSLGDPLSFVFIDPPPAASIQTAVTYLKEQGALDNHCELTSIGSLLAQLPVDVVIGKMLVLGSLFNLVEPVLTVAAALSVQSPFLRSSQQNPDCATARQPLHSNQGDPFSLLNTFNAWVEVKGERGGGSRKWCRRRGLEEQRLYEMVNLRRQFKDLLRSHELLESEDCTSSSGDRGQRRERITERRKLHQMKRDHEQQEGTKRKVLKLEEGQDGEFSSGSDTEEAGRRKKSKESSGQDVDIQEVKFKLRHNVTELQEAVGVSQDLSSRQQALLKLLLCRGLYPQLALPDEHNSTRKDSDQVFHTKNKHGVVVHPTSVFASDPEVLQVPEDNASEMGSDKKDSSKHQLLAFVTLLETNKPYLSNCVRVPALQALLLVANSVDSNADCTRLVIDGWLEVELREAEEALKVLSSALTLRAEWERMLQAKLGQNKMEDSAVSGVTRKMVEKLSDGLVRFLLYTEITYSLRRLAALQVQNLYIGPRSESELCHMKALDLNPLFPGAEAKPDPIKGGLRVTSFFTYNCLADSKDLYSECLRTFWSCPNCDLYMPLTPLERMQHEATCRPAGEQQQLEEEAEKGKTGSVSSLTRVYHCDVCNEDLKLTSTEILKHKRQHMYSAK
- the dhx34 gene encoding probable ATP-dependent RNA helicase DHX34 isoform X1, with product MDAERRRESRSWDWDSPQCRAQLDEIFFRQHDYIQAGSSEHKEFWAFFERFQRFKTKRDMSVSKGGSSKEDRDGKDRRKTGHVDLGLPKEYDARYRINVSVCTRDVEERVGKTEHRSKHRSSGPGSQEISDFRLTLLHFLDFNQRQSFGKLAKLRREQKNLPIFHYRDRIVELVRSHPVVVVAGDTGCGKSTQVPQYLLSAGFNNVACTQPRRIACISLAKRVSFESLNQYGSKVGYQIRFETTRTTATKLLFLTEGLLLRQIQQDKTLAQYEVVIVDEVHERHLHCDFLLGVLRSLLSDRPDLRLILMSATINIKLFSDYFNSAPVLQVPGRLFPIQVIYQPIPPEEQPSRSEKLDPRPYLRILQGIDQRYPPEERGDLLLFLSGVAEISSIQEACQVYATHTRRWIVLPLHSTLSLAQQDKVFDIAPPGVRKCIISTNIAETSVTIDGVRFVVDSGKVKEMSFDPKAKMQRLQEFWISRASSEQRKGRAGRTGPGVCYRLYAESDYDAFAPYPVPEIHRVALDSLILQMKSMSLGDPLSFVFIDPPPAASIQTAVTYLKEQGALDNHCELTSIGSLLAQLPVDVVIGKMLVLGSLFNLVEPVLTVAAALSVQSPFLRSSQQNPDCATARQPLHSNQGDPFSLLNTFNAWVEVKGERGGGSRKWCRRRGLEEQRLYEMVNLRRQFKDLLRSHELLESEDCTSSSGDRGQRRERITERRKLHQMKRDHEQQEGTKRKVLKLEEGQDGEFSSGSDTEEAGRRKKSKESSGQDVDIQEVKFKLRHNVTELQEAVGVSQDLSSRQQALLKLLLCRGLYPQLALPDEHNSTRKDSDQVFHTKNKHGVVVHPTSVFASDPEVLQVPEDNASEMGSDKKDSSKHQLLAFVTLLETNKPYLSNCVRVPALQALLLVANSVDSNADCTRLVIDGWLEVELREAEEALKVLSSALTLRAEWERMLQAKLGQNKMEDSAVSGVTRKMVEKLSDGLVRFLLYTEITYSLRRLAALQVQNLYIGPRSESELCHMKALDLNPLFPGAEAKPDPIKGGLRVTSFFTYNCLADSKDLYSECLRTFWSCPNCDLYMPLTPLERMQHEATCRPAGEQQQLEEEAEKGKTGSVSSLTRVYHCDVCNEDLKLTSTEILKHKRQHMYSAK